The Deltaproteobacteria bacterium genome contains the following window.
ATTGTGTTATTAAATCAGGTTAGGACGATAGACAAGAAAAGGTTGGGGAAAAGACTCGGGACAATATCATCTGAGAGTATAAAATGGGTGGATAAGGCTTTAGAAATAAGTCTTGGTTTAATAAAAATATGATCATTACCGTACCGCTTGTGGGAACCACAGGGTCACCCTTGATATGTGAAATGATGTTATCGATCTCCTTTTTTAATATCCCCTTCGGGGATGGTTGAAATCCCTCGCCTTCAGGCGAAGCGAAAAGTGTGCTAATGTGGTTGCATGCGACAATATCGTGCTGGAACGCACACGAAATATGATTTGAAGGTACTATATAAAGTTTAATCAAGAATTTATCCTAATTGTTTTTTACACTATTCAAATTATAGGTGAACTATAAAAGGTAAAGAAGTGGGTAGCATCTACACATTGCACAATCCATTTCGTAAAGCTTCTGGAGCATGAGGCTGTGGTGACGAACCACAGGGTGGTTTGGATGGCGGCTTTTCACGGACTTTTGTTAACCGCTCTTGTTACAGAGAAAGAGGTGTACATTGTTCATCTCTGTCCACATGATAGTCATAGTACAGGACACCAGTATAAATCAGGAAGAAGAAAAGGGTGTTTTGTTTTGATAAAAGCGAACCTATGTCAATTGGCCACCAGATCATATTTGAGATACTTATGGTTTTCTTATCTCGATGTCCTTTACTTTTTTGAAGTGCTTTTTATCAAAAGTGTAGATGGTCTTGATGTTTCTATCCTTGGCAAATTCAATTATCCATGCATCTATCAGATCTATGTTTTGGGATTTATAGAGGAGCAAAGCCGATGCTATTACTGGTCTATCCATGACTTCGATACCAGGTGTATTAAGAATGGCCTGTACAATGCCGGCAATATCGGTTGCCTGCATTTCATAAAAACTTTCAAGAACCCATACAAGTTCTGCGATAACAATTGAAGGGATAAGTACCTGTACATCACCATTCATTGCCTTCGTCAGCAGGTTATCGACTGATTTTGCTTTTCCTGGATCATCGTCTGTAATATATCTGACCAGAAGGTTTGTATCAATAACAACCTTTTCAAGATTTGCCACTTTGGGCTACCTTTCTCCCAATGTATTCCTTTGCATTTTCTCTTATGTTATCAAAGTCTATTGCCTGTTTTTTACCCTTCAAGTAGCCTTTAAACTCCTTGAGTGTCGCAGCCGGCCT
Protein-coding sequences here:
- a CDS encoding AbrB/MazE/SpoVT family DNA-binding domain-containing protein, with protein sequence MTATAKITSKGQITLPKAVRKLLKVHYGSVVVFEKEEDKLVIRPAATLKEFKGYLKGKKQAIDFDNIRENAKEYIGRKVAQSGKS
- a CDS encoding type II toxin-antitoxin system VapC family toxin, producing MANLEKVVIDTNLLVRYITDDDPGKAKSVDNLLTKAMNGDVQVLIPSIVIAELVWVLESFYEMQATDIAGIVQAILNTPGIEVMDRPVIASALLLYKSQNIDLIDAWIIEFAKDRNIKTIYTFDKKHFKKVKDIEIRKP